In Penaeus monodon isolate SGIC_2016 chromosome 26, NSTDA_Pmon_1, whole genome shotgun sequence, the following are encoded in one genomic region:
- the LOC119589851 gene encoding uncharacterized protein LOC119589851: MRANKTPARIPTQTGTGPLQRQTPNTSLTCCRPKTKSEMRFLLTMLVALCVLLLVAEATSPLDTVMDAMSKVLGVGEEEPCCTNVCDSSCSCCVASHPLADHKNEGVVLTKDPEDNPV, from the exons atgCGAGCCAACAAGACGCCAGCCAGGATCCCCACACAGACAGGAACGGGACCCCTCCAGCGCCAGACACCGAACACTTCTCTCACCTGCTGCAG ACCGAAGACAAAATCCGAAATGAGGTTCCTCCTGACGATGCTGGTGGCCCTCTGCGTCCTCCTGCTGGTGGCTGAGGCAACGTCCCCCTTG GACACCGTGATGGACGCCATGAGCAAGGTTCTGGGCGTGGGCGAGGAGGAGCCATGCTGTACGAACGTCTGCGATTCCTCCTGCTCGTGTTGCGTCGCCAGCCACCCTCTGGCGGACCACAAGAACGAGGGCGTGGTGCTCACCAAGGACCCCGAAGATAACCCCGTCTGA